A window from Chitinophagales bacterium encodes these proteins:
- a CDS encoding SGNH/GDSL hydrolase family protein — protein sequence MKNILFFIFIILIVLIFSEVILRVIGHKPGIFTNYDNFNTVDSLYTFKNYQTDEYGIYKFSSYVTDSLRIEFDNNPQFTKREMIDMGIDPMDGINNIYSEFKLLQLKIEGKEISSKYHKEQLNSDEWKTPFPQLAEKLLKKKQGDNNWERLIGQYVYKPFNREGFRSIAFDTTAEKAIRILLLGDSFAYGMSAYPFFNSYADILLSRGYIIYNTGISGVDPAQYAAVAKKYVPLLKPDLVILNFYPGNDLMPFPREANKDEPHEHMTNAGFFQSSPEGKYLNPQEAYSYYLSLVSIPETNTFNYISSKSSILTIIWGILHKNNWVEHPVLNNYNQLHYNVSKSQKAQLTSKYISDIMNVCKTNKTDLLNTVVPSKEVLINKNTIVEDSILQIVFSNNKYYYPENLNPSDYIAGDDFHFSNPGALKYADFLDSLIQMQYIQSEK from the coding sequence ATGAAAAACATATTGTTTTTTATTTTTATTATACTAATTGTATTAATCTTTTCAGAGGTTATTTTGCGTGTAATTGGACATAAGCCCGGGATTTTTACAAATTACGATAATTTCAACACTGTAGATTCGCTTTATACTTTTAAAAATTATCAAACTGACGAATACGGTATTTATAAATTTTCATCTTATGTAACGGATTCTCTCAGAATTGAATTTGACAATAACCCTCAATTTACAAAGCGGGAAATGATCGACATGGGTATTGACCCTATGGATGGTATAAATAATATTTACAGTGAGTTCAAATTATTGCAATTAAAGATAGAAGGAAAAGAGATTTCCAGTAAATATCACAAAGAGCAATTAAATAGTGATGAATGGAAAACCCCTTTCCCGCAATTGGCCGAAAAATTACTAAAAAAGAAGCAGGGCGATAACAATTGGGAAAGACTGATCGGCCAATATGTGTACAAGCCCTTTAACAGAGAAGGTTTTAGAAGTATAGCCTTTGATACCACGGCTGAAAAAGCCATTAGAATTTTACTCCTGGGCGATTCATTTGCCTATGGCATGTCGGCTTATCCATTTTTCAACAGCTATGCAGACATTCTGCTATCGCGTGGGTATATTATCTACAATACAGGGATTTCCGGTGTCGACCCTGCGCAATATGCTGCGGTAGCTAAAAAATATGTCCCCCTCCTAAAACCTGACCTTGTAATTTTAAACTTCTACCCCGGAAATGATCTGATGCCATTCCCAAGAGAGGCAAACAAAGATGAGCCGCATGAACACATGACCAATGCCGGTTTTTTTCAAAGCAGCCCTGAAGGAAAGTACCTGAATCCTCAAGAAGCTTATTCCTATTACCTTTCGCTTGTAAGTATACCTGAAACGAATACCTTCAACTATATCTCTTCTAAATCCAGTATCCTCACAATTATATGGGGCATTTTACACAAAAATAATTGGGTCGAGCATCCTGTACTAAACAACTACAATCAATTGCACTACAATGTATCCAAATCACAAAAAGCCCAGCTTACATCAAAGTACATCAGCGACATAATGAATGTTTGCAAAACCAATAAAACAGATTTATTGAATACTGTAGTCCCTTCAAAAGAGGTGCTAATTAACAAAAATACAATTGTTGAAGATTCTATTCTTCAAATAGTTTTCTCTAACAACAAATATTATTACCCGGAAAATTTAAATCCATCCGACTATATAGCCGGGGATGATTTCCATTTTTCTAACCCAGGTGCCCTGAAATATGCTGATTTTTTGGACAGTCTGATCCAAATGCAGTATATTCAATCTGAAAAGTAA
- a CDS encoding phytanoyl-CoA dioxygenase family protein, which translates to MHNIFKNEKLNNAFLKYGYVCIDLLTDTEIKALNTFYNNHKINAASGFHTTHFSTDRKLKKSIHHYIIEQVWPLLDRQLQDFTPVFANFMIKEAHHESIMPLHADWTYVDESKHLSIAAWIPLCDTNENNGTLGVIPFSQHLSKNIRGPRILQWEHPFNDKIIEAAGKLINMKAGQAIIYNHRLLHFSPPNKSNKVRPALNLSIVPNNIELIHYTIPEGFDQILKYKVENQDFYLDYDNFKVPEKGELLENLDKNIVNLLNNDLNNFLSKYHRKNIAEKIKRFFQT; encoded by the coding sequence ATGCACAATATTTTCAAAAATGAAAAATTAAATAATGCATTTCTGAAATATGGTTATGTATGTATTGACCTATTAACTGATACTGAAATCAAGGCGCTCAATACCTTTTATAATAATCACAAAATAAATGCAGCTTCAGGATTTCACACCACCCATTTCAGTACCGATAGAAAGTTAAAAAAATCTATCCATCATTATATAATTGAGCAGGTTTGGCCACTACTCGATAGGCAATTGCAGGATTTTACACCCGTATTTGCCAATTTCATGATAAAGGAAGCACATCATGAAAGTATAATGCCATTGCATGCTGATTGGACTTATGTGGACGAGTCAAAGCACCTAAGCATTGCAGCCTGGATTCCTCTTTGTGATACGAATGAAAACAATGGAACATTAGGAGTAATTCCTTTTTCACAACATCTTTCCAAAAACATAAGAGGACCAAGAATATTACAATGGGAACACCCTTTTAATGATAAAATCATAGAGGCTGCCGGAAAATTAATCAATATGAAAGCTGGTCAGGCAATAATATACAATCATAGACTTTTGCACTTCTCTCCACCTAATAAAAGTAATAAAGTAAGACCTGCGTTGAACTTATCTATAGTGCCAAATAATATTGAATTAATACATTACACTATTCCAGAAGGCTTTGACCAAATCCTGAAGTACAAAGTTGAAAATCAAGATTTTTATTTAGACTATGACAATTTCAAAGTTCCTGAAAAAGGGGAGCTTTTAGAAAACCTTGATAAGAATATTGTTAATCTTTTAAACAATGATCTAAACAATTTTTTAAGCAAATATCACCGCAAAAATATAGCTGAAAAAATTAAAAGATTTTTTCAAACTTAA
- a CDS encoding radical SAM protein produces the protein MINKKKVLVLNLPNKEQITRRYMCSYVSPESLLPPHELISVAAIAREWKNADVKLIDAIAEGWETDRVAVEIYKYQPDIIVSITGFECFEEDMDELRSIKSNFPESKMILFGHYATNFSQETLKHSNADYIILGEPDLIFSDLYDAIIGNLNIETVEGIAYTKNNKFIKQGNGNRIPNPNDLPMPCYDILPKDKYYEPLLSSPFGMIQSARGCPYQCNFCVKSFGTQLTTLNPERIVEEIKVWQQLFNVKSIRFIDDTFTINRKRVIELCKLMVNKKLDIEWACLSRTDNVDAEILSWMKKAGCKRIYFGMESGSKRMLELYKKNFTLEQSKEAFSLCRKYKIESAAFFMSGHPEETEADFKATVDFAVNSDLNFASFNPLTPYPGTSMFNEMSNQLDFSIYPYKNNWKDESVYKEFARRKKIFYKAFYFRPSYFYLNASALLKNMKEIAGMGFGLIRYILWDKKFVISGLKGAHDK, from the coding sequence ATGATAAACAAAAAGAAAGTTCTGGTCTTAAATCTGCCTAATAAAGAGCAGATTACCCGAAGATACATGTGTTCTTACGTCTCTCCAGAGAGTCTGCTACCTCCGCATGAATTGATTTCAGTGGCAGCTATTGCCCGTGAATGGAAAAATGCGGATGTCAAATTAATTGATGCCATTGCTGAAGGATGGGAAACAGATAGGGTTGCTGTAGAAATCTACAAGTACCAACCCGATATAATAGTTTCCATTACCGGTTTTGAGTGTTTTGAAGAAGACATGGACGAACTCAGAAGTATAAAAAGCAATTTCCCGGAATCGAAAATGATATTATTTGGCCATTATGCAACAAATTTTTCTCAAGAAACACTAAAACATTCAAATGCAGATTATATAATATTAGGTGAACCGGATTTAATTTTCTCAGACCTTTATGATGCAATAATTGGAAATCTTAATATTGAAACAGTTGAAGGTATAGCTTATACTAAAAACAACAAATTCATAAAGCAGGGTAATGGAAACAGAATTCCTAATCCAAATGATTTACCCATGCCCTGTTATGATATACTGCCAAAGGACAAGTATTATGAGCCATTGCTCAGTTCGCCCTTTGGTATGATTCAAAGTGCAAGAGGTTGTCCTTATCAATGTAATTTCTGCGTGAAATCTTTTGGAACCCAATTGACAACACTCAATCCAGAAAGAATTGTAGAAGAAATAAAAGTGTGGCAACAACTTTTTAATGTAAAATCAATACGCTTTATAGACGATACATTTACAATTAACAGAAAAAGGGTTATAGAATTATGCAAATTAATGGTAAATAAAAAACTTGACATTGAATGGGCCTGCCTAAGTCGAACAGATAATGTAGATGCTGAAATTTTGAGTTGGATGAAAAAAGCAGGATGTAAAAGAATTTATTTTGGCATGGAAAGCGGTAGTAAAAGAATGCTGGAGCTTTACAAAAAGAACTTTACTCTTGAACAATCAAAAGAAGCGTTTTCACTATGCAGAAAATATAAAATTGAATCCGCAGCATTTTTCATGTCTGGTCACCCTGAAGAAACAGAGGCAGATTTTAAAGCAACCGTTGATTTTGCAGTCAATTCAGATCTAAACTTTGCATCGTTCAATCCATTGACTCCTTATCCTGGCACATCAATGTTTAATGAAATGAGCAATCAGCTTGATTTCTCAATTTATCCCTATAAAAATAACTGGAAAGATGAATCTGTGTATAAAGAATTTGCCCGTAGAAAAAAAATATTTTATAAAGCCTTCTACTTCAGACCGAGCTATTTCTATCTAAATGCATCCGCTCTTTTAAAAAACATGAAGGAAATAGCTGGAATGGGGTTTGGTTTAATTCGCTATATTCTTTGGGATAAGAAATTTGTTATTTCCGGACTCAAAGGGGCTCACGACAAATAA
- a CDS encoding carbon-nitrogen hydrolase family protein, giving the protein MKHIKIGMAQLLIEGCEPERNFERAEKLIKRAKESNCNLVLLPETIDFAWTHPAGLNEAQTIPGTYSTIFCEFAANYKIWICVGLTEKTDKGNYNSALLIDDSGKIIGKHRKINLLTVEFPYYEVGQKLEVFDTPFGKIGLNICADNYFDAIDIGHTLARMGAQLILAPSSWTVEHSITEEKDPYKDKWIRPLSILAQTHNLVMVSATSVGYIVGGPYEGKKMVGCSLCIAKEGIIAQGMFNEFAGDLVLAEFEMPKRTRKGVEIGKMLKNEGLKFDSNL; this is encoded by the coding sequence ATGAAGCACATTAAAATAGGTATGGCGCAGCTACTGATAGAAGGTTGTGAGCCGGAACGCAATTTTGAAAGAGCAGAAAAATTAATTAAAAGAGCCAAAGAATCCAACTGCAACTTAGTACTATTGCCCGAAACCATAGATTTTGCATGGACACATCCTGCTGGCTTAAATGAAGCTCAAACAATCCCTGGAACTTATAGCACTATTTTTTGTGAATTTGCCGCCAACTATAAAATCTGGATATGTGTAGGTTTGACAGAAAAAACAGATAAGGGTAATTACAACTCCGCTTTATTAATAGACGATTCTGGAAAAATCATAGGGAAGCACAGGAAGATTAATCTACTGACAGTTGAATTTCCTTATTATGAAGTAGGGCAGAAACTGGAAGTTTTTGACACCCCTTTTGGAAAAATCGGCCTCAATATTTGTGCTGATAATTATTTTGATGCAATTGATATTGGACATACACTTGCCAGAATGGGGGCGCAATTAATTTTAGCTCCTTCTTCCTGGACAGTTGAACATTCTATCACTGAAGAGAAAGATCCATACAAAGACAAATGGATACGCCCATTAAGTATTCTGGCTCAAACACATAATCTCGTAATGGTAAGCGCTACAAGTGTGGGGTATATTGTTGGAGGGCCTTATGAAGGTAAAAAAATGGTGGGATGCTCGCTTTGCATTGCTAAAGAAGGTATTATTGCACAAGGTATGTTTAATGAGTTTGCTGGAGATTTGGTTTTGGCAGAATTTGAAATGCCTAAAAGAACAAGAAAGGGTGTCGAAATAGGAAAGATGCTTAAAAATGAAGGCTTGAAATTTGATAGTAATTTATGA
- a CDS encoding radical SAM protein yields MISTRNFKVCLVNPPVIAVLEPWYDIPDFGRTALAYLAGYLRQFEGFEIKIIDAKFERLNFEQTLEEIKTFQPDIVGLTAFTNEIKPAAYMAHIVKENIKNCCTVVGGAHITAIPKETMQEFPMIDYGVEGEGEETFMELCTALKSRKDYNDEIDFHSINGLLFRENGDIIQNKPRERILDQDSIPFPAWDLLPKADAYFVQSMRGCPFNCLFCMNPNGRIARKRSVENVMEELRWIVDEFKPKRISFGDELFSVDIPRTHQLLQAMAKEGIGKKVSWDVQTHVHYVNKELFEDFKKANVEIVEVGIETGDEEMLRKMGKGTNLKLIESACKAGKEAGVKIGSFFLFGQPNENKESLEKTVNLAVKINPDLPMFGLMTPYPGTEVARMAAKQENGYKLLSTDWDEYNKQIGGAMEFANLSRAQIEWFQIKAYTKVYLYNKRFTDFVKFVWDYKEAAWEVLKKMLLRRKSIVKHHKKPSDYDSVLNVENSRKANINDFVTSRENWNKTQQREMKRAKKASPELHKSIRKKKDDKQKESSGLKSA; encoded by the coding sequence ATGATCTCTACTCGAAATTTTAAAGTTTGTCTGGTAAACCCACCTGTCATTGCAGTACTGGAACCCTGGTACGACATCCCTGACTTTGGAAGAACGGCTTTGGCTTATCTTGCTGGGTATCTAAGACAATTTGAAGGTTTTGAAATTAAGATTATAGATGCAAAATTTGAACGACTCAATTTTGAGCAAACTTTAGAGGAAATAAAAACTTTTCAGCCAGATATAGTAGGTCTTACAGCCTTTACAAATGAAATAAAACCTGCTGCCTACATGGCGCATATTGTAAAAGAAAACATAAAGAATTGTTGCACAGTTGTTGGCGGAGCACACATTACTGCTATTCCTAAAGAAACGATGCAGGAATTTCCTATGATTGATTATGGGGTAGAAGGTGAAGGAGAAGAAACCTTTATGGAGTTATGCACTGCTTTAAAATCCAGAAAGGATTATAATGATGAAATAGACTTTCATTCAATAAACGGGCTACTTTTTAGGGAAAATGGAGACATTATTCAAAACAAGCCCAGGGAAAGGATTTTAGACCAGGACAGCATTCCCTTTCCTGCATGGGATCTATTGCCCAAAGCTGACGCATACTTTGTGCAATCAATGAGAGGTTGTCCATTTAATTGTCTTTTCTGCATGAATCCCAATGGACGAATAGCAAGAAAAAGGTCTGTAGAAAATGTTATGGAAGAGCTGCGCTGGATTGTAGATGAATTCAAACCTAAAAGAATCAGTTTTGGAGACGAACTCTTTAGTGTAGATATCCCCCGTACCCATCAACTTTTACAGGCAATGGCCAAAGAAGGTATTGGCAAAAAAGTGAGCTGGGATGTTCAAACACATGTTCATTATGTCAACAAAGAATTATTTGAAGATTTTAAAAAAGCCAATGTTGAAATAGTAGAAGTTGGAATAGAAACCGGTGACGAAGAAATGTTGCGAAAAATGGGCAAAGGCACCAATTTGAAGCTCATAGAATCAGCATGTAAAGCAGGAAAAGAAGCAGGAGTTAAAATAGGCTCCTTTTTCCTATTTGGCCAACCAAATGAAAATAAGGAGAGTCTGGAAAAAACAGTGAATCTTGCAGTTAAGATCAATCCTGATTTGCCTATGTTTGGATTGATGACACCATATCCTGGCACTGAAGTTGCGCGAATGGCTGCCAAACAAGAAAATGGCTACAAATTACTTTCTACCGATTGGGATGAATACAACAAACAGATTGGTGGCGCTATGGAATTTGCCAATTTATCAAGGGCACAAATCGAATGGTTCCAGATTAAAGCTTATACAAAAGTCTATCTTTACAATAAGCGCTTTACTGATTTTGTGAAATTTGTATGGGATTACAAAGAAGCCGCATGGGAAGTTTTGAAAAAAATGTTGCTGAGGAGAAAATCAATTGTAAAACACCACAAAAAACCAAGTGACTATGACTCTGTTTTGAATGTTGAAAATTCCAGAAAAGCTAACATTAATGATTTTGTTACTTCACGTGAAAACTGGAACAAAACCCAGCAAAGAGAAATGAAAAGAGCCAAAAAAGCTTCTCCCGAATTGCATAAAAGCATTAGAAAGAAAAAAGATGATAAACAAAAAGAAAGTTCTGGTCTTAAATCTGCCTAA
- a CDS encoding SGNH/GDSL hydrolase family protein: MNKKYLLTTGRILFVILIIILLELIGYFGIYFNSNNSLFPSNLNYYNIKKMLKADANNQNISRYLTQPYLNYIPNPGYKGNYYMEVLRNGYVSEEKKIQQHNIDGYRGNRIPVEKSEKFRILCIGGSTTYGTGVLNPENTFSAQLEKLLNKWHNSGELILSTSGVEVINAGLEAGNSAEELMQYLFKYRYFKPDMVVLHSAGNDAMIDYTDKEFQADYTHSKRLDFNIDPLPSQSKWMMKSNFLSFVIIYFFYSDFNSSDLHFSRPEKQQFAHWFDHELIYSDTSFYYHPFYQNHHKLIQAILSDSASVINLSFALNPEDEFVKTHSDYVERVNEFNNIIENSTAKFNNAHFLNYQYDSIPGEYWFDDCHLNTQGHSIKSKMIARKIKAILK; encoded by the coding sequence ATGAATAAGAAATACTTACTTACTACAGGAAGAATATTATTCGTGATTCTTATAATTATATTACTGGAATTGATCGGATATTTTGGAATTTATTTTAATTCCAACAACTCATTATTTCCTTCAAACTTAAATTATTACAATATAAAAAAAATGCTGAAAGCAGATGCTAATAACCAAAATATATCCAGGTATCTCACTCAGCCTTACCTAAATTATATTCCAAACCCGGGCTATAAAGGGAATTACTATATGGAAGTACTTAGAAATGGCTATGTCTCTGAGGAAAAAAAAATACAACAACATAATATTGATGGATACAGGGGAAATCGCATTCCAGTAGAAAAAAGCGAAAAATTCAGAATACTTTGTATTGGAGGTTCTACGACATATGGAACAGGTGTTTTAAATCCGGAAAATACATTTTCTGCACAACTGGAAAAACTACTGAATAAATGGCATAATTCAGGTGAATTAATTTTATCCACTAGTGGTGTGGAAGTAATAAATGCTGGACTGGAAGCAGGAAATTCAGCAGAAGAGCTGATGCAATACCTGTTCAAATATCGCTACTTCAAGCCGGATATGGTGGTACTGCATTCTGCCGGTAACGATGCTATGATTGATTATACAGATAAAGAATTTCAAGCCGATTACACACACTCCAAAAGATTAGACTTTAACATAGACCCACTGCCTTCGCAAAGCAAATGGATGATGAAATCCAATTTCCTGAGCTTTGTGATCATTTACTTTTTTTATTCTGATTTCAATTCATCCGATTTGCATTTTTCAAGACCTGAAAAACAACAATTTGCACATTGGTTTGATCACGAACTAATATACAGCGATACTTCTTTTTATTATCATCCATTTTATCAGAACCATCACAAATTAATCCAGGCAATACTCTCAGACAGTGCATCAGTAATTAACCTTTCATTTGCACTAAATCCGGAAGATGAATTTGTTAAAACCCATTCAGACTATGTTGAAAGAGTGAATGAGTTTAATAACATTATAGAAAACAGCACTGCCAAATTTAATAATGCACACTTTCTCAATTATCAATACGATTCAATTCCAGGCGAATATTGGTTTGATGATTGCCATTTAAACACTCAAGGTCACTCAATTAAATCAAAAATGATAGCCAGGAAAATCAAAGCGATTCTAAAATAA
- a CDS encoding aspartyl/asparaginyl beta-hydroxylase domain-containing protein, with translation MTKAVYFLTEEDQYKGSEPYFFDKEKFPWAKTLEDNWQIIRKEMLGIIDGKESISLSSTNPPYLSSPDAWKNIYFYNFMWKYHKNCERFPETYKLLKSIPNLTFAEFTVLEPGSKILPHIGETNTTIRGHLGIEIPGKLPEMGIHVGEQERAWENGKVVLFSDAHRHYVWNNSDKRRFVLVFDVVRDEFADNKLWVCAQCLSALSIKWVDEQVSFFKKLPSFLMHAFHKIIAVLWFIYLPLQRKLKLP, from the coding sequence ATGACAAAAGCAGTATATTTTTTAACCGAAGAGGATCAATACAAGGGCTCAGAACCTTATTTTTTTGATAAAGAAAAATTTCCCTGGGCAAAAACATTAGAGGATAACTGGCAAATTATTCGCAAAGAAATGTTGGGGATTATTGATGGTAAAGAATCTATTTCACTAAGTAGCACTAATCCGCCTTATCTTTCCAGCCCCGATGCCTGGAAAAATATTTATTTCTACAACTTCATGTGGAAATATCACAAAAACTGCGAAAGGTTTCCCGAAACCTACAAACTGTTAAAATCAATACCCAACCTTACATTTGCTGAGTTTACTGTTTTGGAACCCGGGTCAAAAATCTTGCCTCATATTGGAGAAACAAATACAACTATAAGAGGACATCTTGGTATAGAAATTCCGGGAAAACTTCCCGAAATGGGAATTCATGTAGGGGAACAGGAAAGAGCTTGGGAAAACGGTAAAGTAGTTCTTTTCAGTGATGCGCACAGGCATTATGTTTGGAACAATTCAGATAAAAGGCGTTTTGTTTTGGTCTTTGATGTAGTGCGAGACGAATTTGCAGATAACAAACTATGGGTTTGTGCTCAATGCCTTTCGGCACTTAGTATTAAGTGGGTTGATGAACAAGTCTCTTTTTTCAAAAAGCTACCTTCTTTTCTAATGCACGCATTTCATAAAATCATAGCGGTGCTTTGGTTTATATATTTGCCCTTACAGCGAAAATTGAAGCTTCCCTGA